A stretch of the Amycolatopsis sp. BJA-103 genome encodes the following:
- a CDS encoding Zn-dependent alcohol dehydrogenase, which translates to MGSRQNWQIVELELDGPGPGEVMLRMEIAGLCHSDEHLRYSEDARFPIIGGHEGAGVVETVGEGVTDVVPGDHVLCSFIPVCGRCRWCSTGRSYLCDDSPSSTGAMTDGTFRFHRDGLAFGAMDSLGTFSRHTVVSARNCVPFDRTVSFEVAALLSCCVPTGWGAAVRVAEVRPGDVVVVYGSGAVGCNVIQGARLAGASLIEVVDPVVGKHELARAFGATATHADSDGARESIYEATGGLGADSVIVAAGVVTDDVVTAAFETIRKGGTVVLVGAHDVASELSVRLPGTLLTVECKKVVGTLYGNCNPLSDIPMLLGMYQRGELELDALLSARYSLDEIGQGYADMHAGKNLRGVIQHGERS; encoded by the coding sequence ATGGGGTCCAGGCAAAACTGGCAGATTGTTGAGCTGGAACTGGACGGGCCGGGACCTGGCGAGGTAATGCTCCGTATGGAGATCGCCGGGTTATGTCACTCTGACGAGCATCTCCGGTATAGCGAGGACGCCAGGTTCCCGATAATCGGCGGGCACGAAGGTGCGGGTGTCGTGGAAACGGTTGGCGAGGGCGTGACTGACGTCGTTCCCGGTGACCACGTGCTCTGCTCGTTCATTCCGGTCTGTGGCCGGTGTCGATGGTGCTCGACCGGGAGGTCGTATCTTTGCGATGACTCACCGTCCTCGACTGGCGCGATGACAGACGGTACGTTCCGGTTTCACCGCGACGGGCTCGCGTTCGGAGCGATGGACAGCTTGGGCACGTTCTCCCGGCATACGGTGGTCTCGGCGAGGAACTGTGTTCCATTCGACCGCACGGTGTCCTTCGAAGTCGCTGCCCTGCTGAGTTGTTGTGTTCCGACCGGCTGGGGCGCGGCCGTCCGAGTGGCGGAAGTGCGCCCGGGTGACGTGGTCGTCGTCTACGGCAGTGGCGCCGTCGGCTGCAACGTGATACAGGGTGCGAGGCTGGCAGGCGCCAGTCTCATCGAGGTGGTGGATCCCGTCGTAGGTAAGCATGAACTAGCGCGTGCTTTCGGTGCGACGGCGACTCATGCGGACTCCGATGGTGCTCGCGAAAGCATTTACGAGGCCACGGGCGGGCTTGGTGCGGACTCGGTCATTGTCGCGGCTGGCGTGGTGACCGATGATGTCGTCACGGCAGCGTTTGAGACTATCCGAAAGGGAGGAACGGTAGTCCTGGTCGGTGCCCATGACGTCGCATCGGAGTTGTCCGTGCGGCTGCCAGGTACGCTGCTCACCGTGGAGTGTAAGAAAGTGGTCGGCACTCTGTACGGGAACTGCAACCCGCTCAGCGACATTCCTATGCTTCTTGGGATGTACCAGCGTGGCGAGCTGGAGTTGGATGCACTGCTTTCCGCCCGGTACTCGCTGGACGAAATCGGCCAAGGCTACGCGGACATGCATGCGGGAAAGAACTTGCGCGGTGTGATTCAGCATGGCGAACGCTCCTGA
- a CDS encoding aminotransferase family protein: MTEPFGGLLYGDWDGTWPVITGGDGIFLQDMEGRKYLDAVGGSHVVTIGHGVAEIGGAMADQARQVAYASGRTFANSAQLELAELIRTRTPEGLNWLYFTSGGSEATEMAIQLARQYHVERGDNRRYKVIGRQHSYHGGTLGAVAVGGHAVHRSRLGPYLDRPHLIASPECLHCPLALTYPACELACAEDLARMIEAEDPLTVAAFIAEPIGGTTSGAMSPPAGYYEAIRAVCDQYGILFLADEVVTGFGRTGLDFAILNWRATPDIMICSKGITSGYAPLGAVIAHDDVAATIREGSGQVALRLTYSGNPVSCAAGLAVQRYVEKHDLVRRCAAMGKYLERRLAVACGTSRFLAGVRGAGLLLAVWLAQDPATGRPFPRAARAQERVIAEGMRRGIVLMGGTGTANSVEGDHILVSPPFTITELECDLLVELLTDTVSAALSDVNKERGR, translated from the coding sequence ATGACTGAACCGTTCGGTGGCCTCCTGTACGGAGATTGGGATGGTACGTGGCCGGTGATCACCGGCGGCGACGGTATCTTCCTCCAAGACATGGAAGGAAGGAAGTATCTCGATGCGGTTGGTGGGTCGCACGTAGTCACCATCGGCCACGGTGTGGCGGAGATCGGCGGCGCGATGGCTGACCAGGCACGCCAGGTCGCCTATGCGAGCGGCAGGACGTTCGCAAACTCGGCTCAGTTGGAGCTGGCGGAGCTGATTCGGACGAGAACCCCCGAAGGACTGAACTGGCTCTACTTCACCAGCGGTGGATCCGAGGCCACGGAGATGGCGATACAACTCGCACGTCAGTATCACGTTGAACGCGGAGACAATCGTCGATACAAGGTCATCGGACGCCAGCACAGCTACCACGGAGGCACACTCGGCGCCGTCGCCGTTGGCGGGCATGCCGTCCACCGATCCCGCCTCGGGCCGTACCTGGACCGTCCACACCTGATCGCCTCGCCGGAATGCTTGCACTGCCCGCTCGCCCTGACCTACCCGGCCTGCGAACTGGCCTGTGCCGAGGACCTGGCACGAATGATCGAAGCCGAGGATCCCTTGACCGTGGCAGCGTTTATCGCGGAACCGATCGGTGGCACCACCAGCGGTGCGATGTCCCCACCCGCAGGCTACTACGAGGCAATCCGGGCGGTGTGCGACCAGTATGGCATCCTCTTCCTCGCAGACGAGGTTGTGACTGGATTCGGCCGGACGGGACTTGACTTCGCGATCCTGAACTGGCGGGCAACTCCCGACATCATGATCTGCTCGAAGGGAATCACCAGTGGCTACGCGCCACTTGGTGCGGTGATCGCACATGACGACGTGGCCGCGACGATCCGGGAGGGCAGCGGACAGGTCGCCTTGCGGCTGACCTACTCGGGAAATCCCGTGAGCTGTGCGGCGGGCCTCGCGGTGCAGCGCTACGTCGAGAAGCACGACTTGGTCCGCAGATGCGCTGCCATGGGCAAGTACCTCGAGCGGCGGCTCGCCGTGGCCTGTGGAACGTCGCGCTTCCTGGCCGGGGTACGGGGTGCCGGTCTCTTGCTCGCTGTGTGGCTGGCTCAAGACCCGGCCACAGGGCGACCGTTCCCCCGCGCGGCACGAGCGCAGGAACGAGTGATCGCCGAGGGAATGCGACGAGGCATCGTTCTCATGGGCGGAACGGGGACGGCGAACTCGGTCGAAGGTGACCATATTCTCGTCTCGCCACCGTTCACGATTACCGAGCTGGAATGCGATCTTCTGGTCGAACTGCTCACGGACACCGTTTCGGCCGCGCTTTCCGATGTCAATAAGGAGAGGGGTCGGTGA
- a CDS encoding FHA domain-containing protein: MAEYTIEPERLVAGPKPANPSLMQQAQALGLAPHAGTVLPLTSALADIRRPRLGAEVLRILRDALGEAFPRIGRPNDYVSSAQLPIDRLWLPARGEHSAIPWEVACDGGTWLTLDPSVSLVYRTQWNARGMPDRLVAGRPRVLVVTAMPRDLPSTNIELQRRRLNGLAERYPDATAMFHWSRSRSLAAIRREIGELGCDTLHVIAHGSVGKILWEGDHGEVIAYDAEEFCRLLAGLRLNLVVLMVCDSHIPPQRGGSLATAVASRLAYATVGMRAALDEGAAAIFAEAFYGRLLAGSTTLDEAVRAGRCALYQASTDGEVDGSQWALPTVVFRDTVIRFRHNAKPLTRPFRRQTAEHTVAPLAARIVHPDGRHSIIATQAATIGRSTHSDISLRHWSARPFHAVIRWNGAGYVLFDLGAGRDTFVNGTAVRSIEISDGDRLAFGGYLCWFELVGEQA; encoded by the coding sequence ATGGCTGAGTACACAATAGAGCCGGAACGGTTGGTCGCAGGCCCAAAGCCAGCTAATCCATCGCTGATGCAGCAGGCACAGGCACTGGGACTGGCGCCACATGCGGGCACCGTGCTCCCGTTGACCTCCGCACTCGCCGATATCCGCCGACCACGTCTGGGCGCAGAGGTCCTGCGTATCCTGCGAGACGCTCTGGGCGAAGCCTTTCCGAGGATTGGGAGACCGAACGACTATGTGTCGTCCGCGCAGCTGCCCATCGATCGTCTCTGGCTTCCTGCCAGAGGCGAACACTCCGCCATTCCTTGGGAAGTGGCCTGCGACGGCGGTACCTGGCTTACTCTCGACCCATCCGTATCACTGGTTTACCGGACGCAGTGGAACGCTCGAGGTATGCCGGATCGGCTCGTGGCCGGGAGGCCGCGCGTACTGGTAGTGACCGCGATGCCGCGAGATCTCCCGAGTACCAACATCGAGCTGCAGCGGCGCCGGTTGAACGGGCTCGCCGAGCGCTATCCTGATGCGACAGCCATGTTCCACTGGTCGCGGAGCCGGAGTTTGGCAGCAATCCGCCGCGAGATCGGCGAACTCGGCTGCGACACTCTGCATGTCATCGCCCACGGGAGTGTGGGCAAAATTTTGTGGGAGGGCGATCACGGTGAAGTCATTGCCTACGACGCGGAGGAGTTCTGCCGCCTGCTCGCCGGACTACGGCTGAACCTGGTTGTACTTATGGTGTGTGACTCACACATTCCACCACAGCGTGGTGGTTCTCTTGCTACGGCCGTAGCGTCCCGCCTGGCCTACGCCACAGTGGGAATGCGTGCGGCGCTCGACGAGGGCGCGGCAGCCATCTTCGCGGAAGCGTTCTACGGGAGATTGTTGGCAGGCTCGACCACGCTTGATGAGGCCGTACGCGCCGGACGCTGCGCGTTGTACCAGGCGAGTACCGACGGCGAGGTCGACGGTAGTCAATGGGCGCTACCGACCGTGGTCTTCAGGGACACCGTAATCCGGTTCCGCCATAACGCGAAACCTCTCACTCGGCCGTTTCGCCGGCAGACCGCCGAACACACGGTCGCGCCGCTGGCCGCGCGGATCGTGCATCCAGACGGCAGGCACTCCATAATCGCTACGCAGGCGGCCACAATCGGGAGGAGCACTCACTCGGACATCTCGCTGCGGCACTGGTCCGCGCGCCCGTTCCATGCCGTGATCCGCTGGAACGGCGCCGGTTACGTGCTTTTCGACCTGGGAGCGGGACGGGATACGTTCGTCAATGGGACCGCGGTCAGAAGCATCGAGATATCAGATGGCGACCGGTTGGCCTTCGGTGGCTACCTCTGTTGGTTCGAGCTGGTGGGCGAACAAGCATGA
- a CDS encoding carbamoyltransferase family protein, translating to MTLIVVGLSVGHDCGAALMVDGNVVVAISEERIDRHRHSSGWTASLRYCLKYAGFRVDDVDQFVFSSGGACLPDGFHGGLATFGVPPERVVTVDHHLSHAIGAYCLSGYAESAVLVLDAVGNNEDTESFYFASRSGIVRLNPVAPTRPRYKGIGSTYEAFTNFLGFNDEESGKTMALAAYGDRERFRAPLFDLTGGGVKSRLEQTHQWGVAEFASRSGLDFGDLYPSDRTVASRDIAAFVQRQTEMALVHLVGEVIDRTKASALCLSGGVALNCVANSRVRAAYPDLRLFILPPASDSGQPLGNALYGHWKLTGEFPVVGTLASAFGREYDDDDTLAALRKDSLTLSYGRLYRYRHRYYKDTDPAAVAAQLLADGNVVGWFQGGSELGPRALGQRSILADPRNPNIRDVLNAKVKKREWFRPFSPSILVESAYQFVGDSVSRPFMVESPGIEANRRVEIPGAVHVDGSARVQTVHRSQGRFHDLIEKFAELTGVPAVVNTSFNVKEPIVETPGNALGTYLASEIDYLILGDYVVAKG from the coding sequence GTGACGCTCATCGTCGTTGGGCTGAGCGTGGGTCATGACTGTGGCGCAGCGCTTATGGTTGACGGAAACGTGGTGGTGGCGATCTCGGAGGAACGGATCGACCGGCATCGCCATTCCAGTGGGTGGACGGCATCGCTGCGGTACTGCCTCAAGTACGCGGGATTCCGGGTCGACGACGTAGACCAATTCGTGTTCAGCAGCGGAGGTGCCTGTCTTCCTGACGGCTTTCACGGCGGGCTCGCAACGTTCGGGGTCCCACCTGAACGAGTTGTCACGGTAGATCATCATCTTTCTCACGCCATTGGCGCTTATTGCCTGTCCGGATACGCCGAGTCCGCCGTATTGGTCCTCGACGCCGTCGGTAATAACGAGGACACGGAGAGCTTCTACTTCGCGTCCCGCTCGGGCATCGTCAGACTCAACCCGGTGGCGCCCACGCGACCGCGGTACAAAGGGATCGGGTCCACTTATGAGGCGTTCACCAACTTCCTCGGCTTCAACGACGAAGAGTCCGGTAAGACCATGGCGTTGGCGGCGTACGGTGACCGCGAGCGGTTTCGGGCCCCGCTGTTCGACCTGACCGGCGGCGGCGTGAAGTCGCGCCTCGAACAGACTCATCAATGGGGAGTGGCCGAGTTCGCCAGCCGCAGCGGCTTGGACTTCGGAGACTTGTACCCCTCGGACAGGACGGTTGCGTCCCGGGATATCGCCGCGTTCGTCCAGCGACAGACTGAAATGGCATTGGTGCATTTAGTGGGCGAGGTCATCGACAGGACAAAGGCGAGCGCGTTGTGCCTTTCTGGCGGTGTTGCCTTGAACTGCGTGGCTAACAGCCGTGTCCGGGCCGCGTATCCTGATTTGAGGCTGTTTATCCTGCCACCCGCATCGGACAGCGGCCAGCCGCTCGGCAACGCGTTGTACGGTCACTGGAAACTTACCGGAGAGTTCCCTGTGGTGGGCACGTTGGCTTCCGCCTTCGGCCGAGAGTACGACGACGACGACACTCTCGCGGCGTTGCGGAAGGATTCGCTGACACTTTCGTACGGTCGGCTGTACCGTTATCGGCACCGCTACTACAAAGACACCGACCCTGCGGCGGTGGCGGCACAGCTGCTAGCCGATGGGAACGTAGTCGGTTGGTTTCAGGGCGGCAGTGAACTCGGGCCTCGCGCGCTCGGTCAGCGGAGCATACTGGCTGACCCACGCAACCCAAACATACGCGACGTGTTGAACGCCAAGGTGAAGAAGAGGGAATGGTTCCGGCCGTTCTCGCCTAGCATCCTCGTGGAGTCCGCGTACCAATTCGTCGGTGATTCGGTGAGCAGGCCGTTCATGGTGGAGAGCCCTGGCATCGAGGCGAACCGGCGTGTCGAGATACCTGGTGCTGTCCACGTGGACGGCAGCGCGCGCGTTCAGACCGTGCACCGATCGCAAGGGCGTTTTCACGACCTGATCGAGAAATTCGCGGAGCTGACGGGAGTTCCCGCAGTCGTTAACACTTCGTTCAACGTTAAGGAGCCCATAGTGGAGACACCGGGTAATGCCCTGGGAACCTACCTCGCGAGTGAGATCGACTACCTCATACTCGGCGACTACGTCGTGGCCAAGGGCTGA
- a CDS encoding tetratricopeptide repeat protein → MTLVKSNLPAPRYRTLIGQHDIVERALDLLAGPPVDRRVLIHGPAGAGKTSIANEIGMRVVGAAESPATGFAAVIWLSARPAVFTADGVLRSPLVCGTLSDFMTNICVVLGSLEILQALPEEQPAMLQAMLARQPTLVIADDIDEVVDERVLSFLDSLPGRCGVLATSRMQLNFTYTLRVSPLTRPQAAELVGELNREGDEAFSDGAVAQLYKLSGGIPLAVVWSVNLLRLGYSMSYILDHFGTTASDLLRFCFFTAWEWIENSAAADLLMAIALFSAGARADMAYRAAGLVEETPDAESALVRLRRLGLVELSADRLILLPMTRTYIMGVVMPPPGDPNGDDIRTRWADALATYVRESLALSRWQDCFDRIEEERGNLEELLALACTRHGDALQFRAAVLYSDISYYLFSQGYWQLLIEHAEWALPALREQELGEEYLTVLLTWVSRVHLLRGDDESREACFAEAEQYLVTVSEEERPLYDAIIGYNRVTQLRGDPEPDAVPTLRGAAEIFRSIGRHEWLSRAVNRLGNILSANRDFDAAIMAFSEAVAVAEPFQDSAWAKDMTGIGKGNLGVLANRQQRHADAVVHLEEAREQLAQALDDAIALMELAVAHYHLGDIRKAVRFGDAAQARSADLNLGISIAESDQEWERTVLPRLREEAANEAEADDGTSRKPELDDLVRQAVDGGLLELTGLELEDLLGRQLEELLRANAVAHGSAPQWAAGDFGPRNLAARFIASQAEVIRQQVCKQDGTGLKPKYVRMMQPGGNKASALTAMAALLYAELQLSATTVAAPAVAIYIALWLLHGNMARFCGES, encoded by the coding sequence GTGACTCTCGTCAAGTCCAACCTTCCCGCTCCTCGGTATCGCACGCTGATCGGCCAGCATGACATCGTGGAGCGGGCGCTCGACCTACTCGCTGGCCCTCCTGTCGATCGGCGTGTGTTGATCCATGGGCCCGCCGGCGCGGGCAAAACCTCGATCGCGAACGAGATCGGCATGAGGGTGGTCGGTGCGGCAGAATCGCCGGCAACCGGTTTCGCGGCCGTCATCTGGCTTTCCGCGCGGCCCGCGGTCTTTACCGCGGACGGAGTCCTGCGCTCGCCACTGGTGTGTGGCACGTTAAGCGACTTTATGACCAATATCTGCGTCGTCCTTGGCTCCCTGGAGATTCTGCAGGCGCTGCCGGAGGAGCAGCCCGCCATGTTGCAGGCGATGCTGGCGAGGCAACCTACGTTGGTCATCGCAGACGACATCGACGAAGTCGTGGACGAGCGGGTGCTGTCCTTTCTCGACTCGTTGCCAGGGCGGTGTGGTGTCCTCGCGACCAGTCGGATGCAGCTGAACTTCACGTACACGCTCAGGGTGTCCCCGCTTACGCGACCGCAGGCAGCTGAGTTGGTCGGCGAGCTCAATCGGGAAGGTGACGAAGCTTTTTCGGACGGCGCTGTCGCGCAGCTGTACAAGCTCTCCGGCGGAATTCCGCTTGCCGTTGTCTGGTCAGTAAATCTACTGCGGCTCGGCTACAGCATGAGTTATATTCTCGACCACTTCGGAACTACTGCAAGCGACCTGCTCAGGTTCTGTTTTTTCACGGCATGGGAATGGATAGAAAATTCTGCGGCCGCAGATCTGTTGATGGCGATCGCCTTGTTTTCGGCCGGGGCGCGGGCCGATATGGCCTACCGTGCGGCCGGGCTTGTCGAGGAGACGCCGGACGCCGAGTCTGCGTTGGTGCGTCTGCGCAGATTAGGGCTCGTTGAGCTGAGCGCTGACCGACTAATCCTGTTGCCGATGACGAGGACGTACATTATGGGAGTGGTCATGCCGCCACCAGGTGATCCGAACGGCGACGATATTCGTACTCGATGGGCCGACGCGCTCGCGACATATGTGAGGGAGAGCCTGGCGCTGTCACGCTGGCAGGACTGTTTCGACCGGATCGAGGAAGAGCGGGGCAATCTTGAGGAACTGCTCGCACTGGCGTGCACCCGGCACGGCGATGCCCTGCAGTTCCGGGCCGCGGTGCTGTACTCGGACATCAGCTACTACCTGTTCAGCCAGGGTTACTGGCAACTGCTGATCGAGCACGCTGAGTGGGCCCTGCCCGCCCTGCGAGAGCAAGAGCTTGGTGAGGAGTACCTGACGGTCCTGCTCACCTGGGTCTCCCGGGTGCACCTCCTGCGCGGCGACGACGAAAGCCGGGAAGCGTGCTTCGCCGAAGCCGAGCAGTACCTGGTGACCGTCTCCGAAGAGGAACGTCCGCTGTACGACGCGATCATCGGCTACAACCGTGTCACACAGCTTCGTGGCGATCCCGAACCGGATGCAGTGCCGACGCTGCGTGGAGCCGCCGAAATATTTCGGTCAATCGGACGCCATGAATGGCTCTCCCGGGCGGTCAACCGACTAGGCAACATCCTGTCCGCCAACCGCGACTTCGACGCGGCGATCATGGCGTTCAGCGAGGCCGTAGCGGTCGCGGAACCTTTCCAGGACTCCGCATGGGCGAAGGACATGACCGGTATCGGCAAGGGAAATCTTGGCGTACTGGCCAACCGTCAGCAGCGGCATGCCGACGCGGTCGTGCACCTTGAGGAGGCCAGGGAACAGCTCGCGCAGGCGCTTGACGACGCGATTGCGCTGATGGAGCTCGCGGTCGCGCATTATCATCTCGGCGACATCCGGAAGGCCGTGAGATTCGGCGATGCCGCGCAGGCACGTTCCGCCGATCTGAATCTCGGAATCAGCATCGCCGAGTCGGACCAGGAGTGGGAGCGGACCGTCTTGCCGCGCTTGCGGGAGGAAGCCGCGAACGAGGCGGAAGCGGACGACGGCACGTCACGGAAGCCTGAGCTGGACGATCTGGTGAGGCAGGCGGTGGACGGTGGTCTGCTCGAGTTGACCGGATTGGAGCTTGAGGACCTGCTAGGGCGGCAGTTGGAGGAACTGCTCCGGGCCAACGCGGTTGCACATGGGTCGGCTCCCCAGTGGGCTGCGGGGGACTTCGGGCCGCGTAACCTGGCTGCCCGGTTCATTGCCTCCCAGGCGGAAGTTATTCGTCAGCAGGTTTGCAAGCAAGACGGCACCGGGCTCAAACCGAAGTACGTACGAATGATGCAGCCAGGCGGTAACAAGGCCAGTGCGCTGACCGCCATGGCTGCCCTCTTGTACGCCGAGCTGCAACTGTCGGCCACCACGGTGGCGGCACCAGCGGTAGCTATCTATATCGCACTATGGCTACTCCACGGGAATATGGCGAGGTTCTGCGGCGAGTCCTGA
- a CDS encoding Type 1 glutamine amidotransferase-like domain-containing protein: MLLVSLGLGRVPEFVSGEIKGKVLAFVPTAATPYEDRSFVERDRIALAGMGFDVRDVPLEGKNVETLRDELAEVEVLFVAGGNSFYLLQEVKSSGFDVVLEELLDRGVPYIGASAGAILVGPDLRPVTTLDDPGAASALNDMTGLGLVNFVTLPHYGVENYLPEYHSIIKRYQDELDLIPLRNDQAVDVTGSEHAVVDSAE; the protein is encoded by the coding sequence ATGCTCCTCGTCTCCCTTGGTCTTGGCCGGGTTCCTGAATTCGTCAGTGGCGAGATCAAGGGCAAAGTCCTCGCCTTCGTCCCCACGGCCGCCACGCCGTATGAGGACCGGTCGTTCGTCGAACGCGACCGCATTGCCCTCGCGGGCATGGGTTTCGATGTCCGCGACGTGCCGCTGGAGGGCAAGAATGTGGAGACTCTGCGCGACGAGCTGGCCGAGGTCGAGGTCCTCTTCGTGGCCGGTGGGAATTCCTTCTACCTGCTGCAGGAAGTCAAGAGCAGCGGGTTCGACGTCGTACTAGAAGAGCTTCTCGATCGTGGTGTTCCATACATCGGCGCGAGCGCGGGAGCGATCCTGGTCGGCCCCGACCTGAGGCCGGTCACCACGCTGGATGATCCGGGTGCTGCTTCCGCCCTGAACGACATGACCGGGCTGGGGCTCGTCAACTTCGTTACGTTGCCTCACTACGGAGTTGAGAATTACCTGCCAGAATATCACTCGATCATCAAACGATATCAGGACGAACTGGATCTTATCCCGCTGCGTAACGACCAAGCCGTTGATGTGACCGGCAGCGAGCATGCCGTCGTCGACTCCGCAGAGTAG